TAGGGCTTTCCAGAAAGATTATGTTCAGATGCAACAGACAGGCCTCAAAATCTGGTGTAGGGTACCCGCGGCATCAGTGCGGAGTATAAAAGAATGGGCTGCAAGCATTTTGTGTATTGGGGAAAAGGGCTAAACGTTGTTTTTCTCAGTGGGAAGGGAAAGGTAAGAACTCTGGAGGGAACAAGTGCTAGCACCATTCCTTCCAGGGTCTTGAgtcgtatttttttttcttttttttctctgctaGATGAATCACAACTACAAGCATTCATACAGAGGTTGAAAGGTGTTGCCATAGCAGGTACCGAGCTCGCTGCAGATCTTAAACAACCTTTCCGACCAAATCCAGGTGAAGGGCCACCAGCTAAAGATTTCACCGTGGACGAAATCTTTGTCAATGTTGTTATTCGTGAAGGCAGAGTGAGCTATAACTTTCCTACTGACAGATGGAAACAACTTCAAGTATATCCCGTGGCCAGTGCAGAGCAGACTAATCCTTTACGACCTCAAGATATCTTTGATTCTTGTCACAGGAACGTTCTTGCTGTTGGTCGTCCTGGAATTGGGAAAACTATGTTATGTACTAGGCTTCTTCGATTTTGGGCTTCTGATGATACCAAAATGCAATCGCAATGGAAAGTAGCCTTTCTTCTGAAATTCAGACACTTGAACTCGGAACCAGATCTTAATCTCCGTGAACTGTTGACTCTCGCAGAAACAGTAGAATGTTTGAAAGATGAATTGTGGCAATGCATTATAGACAACCCAAGCAAAGTACTTTTGATTTTCGATGGGATCGACGAGTTTTCCTCAAGGTCAGGCATTGCCAAAGATGACTTTCGCTTCAAGAACACTGCAGAGGAGAGAATGCCTCTGTGTTGTCTGTACAAGAAAATTGCTTCTGGAAAAGTTCTTCAGGGTTGTACACTGTTAACAACAGTAAGGCCAACTGCTGTGAAAGATGTCAAAGAACTGAAGTTTAATAGAACAGTTGAAATTACCGGATTTACATCGGAGCAAATTGAGGAATTTGTGGCCAAGTTTACAAAAGATGATGACAGTGTTAATCTTAAAGAAATAATATGGCAACACATTAGGACCAACCTCAACCTGTTTTCATTGTGCTATATCCCTGTGAATTGTTTCATCGTTTGTCACTGCTTACTACAACTGATTAACGCCAACCCTGATGCTGAGCACAAGCTACGCGTAAAGGTTACTGAAATCTACAGCATTTGTGTGAAGATTTTCTTTCACAAGCACAGCCGTGGTAAATACAGTTGCTCTAAAACTGACCTTGGTTGTTACATGTACAAGAGATTTGATGAGCTTCAACCTGAAAATGATGAAGTGTTTAAGAAACTGGGAAAAATAGCTTTTAGTGGCATTAAATGTGGAAAACTTGTCTTTGAATCAAATGAAGTGAGCGGACTGGAGGATTGTGGGCTGCTTCACCGATTACCTGACAAGATATCTCGTCAACCACTCAGTCAACCACCCAGAGCTCAATActgttttatccacttaacaatTCAAGAATTCTTTGCAGCCAAGCATCTCACAGATACCTTTTCTAGAGACAAGCTGCAAAAATTTGTTAAAGGTCATATTCGTCGTGGGGCCTGGAAAGTGGTAATGCAGTTTGTGGCTGGATTGTTAGAACCCAATGCAGGGAAGCGAATGTCAAACAGTGAGGTATTTACCCACCTTCTTCCAAAGAAGGTGCAGGGGACTGATTGGCCATGTTCTCTGAAAGACAAAAATTTGGCTTTGCAGGTATGTAAGTGCTTGTATGAGATTGATAGAAACCAGGAGAAAGCTGAAATTCAAAGCGAAGAAGTAGAAATTCGTTTTAATGCTGTAGATTTTAGAGAAATGAAACTTGTTCCAAATGACTGTGCAGCGGTGATGGATTTTGTGAAGGCTGCTAATGTGATATCCCTGAAAATGGATTCAAACTCTGTCGGGCTATTGGGCTGTAAAGAGATTCAATattcactcaaagatgttaattgtaaactcactcagctttACCTTAATGTtaacaagataggagatcaaggagcagcacacctgagtgatgcactcaaagatgttaattgtaaactcactcaactGGACCTCCATGCTAACAACTTAGGAGATCAAGTAGCAGTGTACCTGAGTGATGCTCTCAAAGATGCtcattgtaaactcactcagctggacctcaGTTGTAACACGATAgaagatcaaggagcagcagacctgagtgatgcacttaAAGATGTTAaatgtaaactcactcagctggacctcgGTGCTAACAActtaggagatcaaggagcagcacacgtGAGTGATGCTCTCAAAGATGTtcattgtaaactcactcagctgaaacTCGGTGGTAACAACTTAGGAGGtaaaggagcagcacacctgagtgatgcactcaaagatgttaattgtaaactcattCAGCTGAACCTCTCCTGTAAAAAGATGGGAGATCGAgaagcagcacacctgagtgatgcactcaaagatgttaattgtaaactcattCAGCTGAACCTCTCCTGTAAAAAGATGGGAGATCGAgaagcagcacacctgagtgatgcactcaaagatgttaattgtaaactcactcagctggacctcgggcataacaagataggagatcaaggagcagcacacttgagtgatgcactcaaagatgttaattgtaaactcactcagctggacctcaCGTTTaacgagataggagatcaaggagcagcacacctgagagATGCACttaaagatgttaattgtaaactcactcaactGAACCTCCGGGAAaacaagataggagatcaaggagcagcacacctgagtgatgcactcaaagatgttaattgtaaactcactcaactGAACCTCCGGGAAaacaagataggagatcaaggagcagcacacctgagtgatgcactcaaagatgttaattgtaaactcactcaactGGGCCTCCAGTTAAACAATATAGGAGATCatggagcagcacacctgagtgatgcactcaaagatgttaattgtaaactcggTTATCTAAAGCTCCGCGGTAACAATATAAGTGGTCGAGGAGCATCAGGCTTGAGAGGTGCTCTCAAAGATGATAATGGTAAACTCACTCCGCGGGACCTCTTGGGTAACAATATAGGAGATAAGGAGCAGCACCCCTGATTGTTGCGCGTAAAGATGTCAATTTTGAAGTCACCTAGCTGGACTTCGAGGATAATTTAAAGGTCTCAATATTCGTAGAGTTTTCGGTTTTTTTCTATTAAATCCGCGGTATCATAAGTCGCTTTGCAATACATTACTGCCACTCGTCATCCTTACTTTATATTTCTGTCTTTTTTCCTTTGACCAGACCTGGACTCGAACAATTGAAAGCAGTTTAATCAATGTATTGCGACAAGCGTGTTTCATTTTATTCGTGATATATGACAAACGATCAACGTTGGCTCAAATAACTGCATTTTGTGAGACAACGACCTTACGAGTTGGATTCACTTTCTTTCCTCAAGTAGTCCTCCAACACAAATAAAATACAACCCCAAGTTCAAACTTCATACTGAAAGTTGAAATGAGGATGCCCAAGTGAAAACATTGCAATTCACATTCGTTTGTAACACCCAGAAATTTGCACTGTAAATAAGGGTGACCACCCACGAAAGCAGTTTTACCGACTCCTGATAGTCACATAGTCACGGTCAAGCTAGATGATGTGCACGTGGtcagtgtttgtttgtttttgttttttttaaactagaaACAGTTATTAAAAtcaaatatatagatttagccaagcctgagAGCGGAGCTCCCCGGGTTATTTCTTCTTATTGGCTGTacggttagtgaaaataaagagTTTTGGAGTTGTCATTGTTTAAagagtgggaggcgcggtggcctcatggttagtgtgctcgactccggatcgaatggtccgggttcgggttcTGGCGggaggacattgtgttgt
The genomic region above belongs to Montipora capricornis isolate CH-2021 chromosome 8, ASM3666992v2, whole genome shotgun sequence and contains:
- the LOC138014603 gene encoding NLR family CARD domain-containing protein 3-like isoform X1, yielding MEGGKRGTLCLPVLEDCYGMPPQLKVKPPKVSGLQAVSVLWGSVDLPVDILLLTVEDCEFLSCYSFLGQPVRSYNVKVGAIYFGYIGTGQNQLKVALKICRKGSVVTGVSSTAVKNAVSILRPKAVFLVGTCSGLSSDKVKLGDVVVSAKLTTPAGFKIPVSPHLGDLVSDAPFGWVAPLENPDELEVKVHCDGDILSQAEWCKVADLQKQYPEAIAVETGGEGVLATAYDEKVEWVVVKGVASFVNQTQPSSSEWMSFASTMAASIVAKMISDPAVFKEWPHCNQGACNMEFELANAQKRKREESQYGGTSEEVFEPENKQRKLKESQCEDESQLQAFIQRLKGVAIAGTELAADLKQPFRPNPGEGPPAKDFTVDEIFVNVVIREGRVSYNFPTDRWKQLQVYPVASAEQTNPLRPQDIFDSCHRNVLAVGRPGIGKTMLCTRLLRFWASDDTKMQSQWKVAFLLKFRHLNSEPDLNLRELLTLAETVECLKDELWQCIIDNPSKVLLIFDGIDEFSSRSGIAKDDFRFKNTAEERMPLCCLYKKIASGKVLQGCTLLTTVRPTAVKDVKELKFNRTVEITGFTSEQIEEFVAKFTKDDDSVNLKEIIWQHIRTNLNLFSLCYIPVNCFIVCHCLLQLINANPDAEHKLRVKVTEIYSICVKIFFHKHSRGKYSCSKTDLGCYMYKRFDELQPENDEVFKKLGKIAFSGIKCGKLVFESNEVSGLEDCGLLHRLPDKISRQPLSQPPRAQYCFIHLTIQEFFAAKHLTDTFSRDKLQKFVKGHIRRGAWKVVMQFVAGLLEPNAGKRMSNSEVFTHLLPKKVQGTDWPCSLKDKNLALQVCKCLYEIDRNQEKAEIQSEEVEIRFNAVDFREMKLVPNDCAAVMDFVKAANVISLKMDSNSVGLLGCKEIQYSLKDVNCKLTQLYLNVNKIGDQGAAHLSDALKDVNCKLTQLDLHANNLGDQVAVYLSDALKDAHCKLTQLDLSCNTIEDQGAADLSDALKDVKCKLTQLDLGANNLGDQGAAHVSDALKDVHCKLTQLKLGGNNLGGKGAAHLSDALKDVNCKLIQLNLSCKKMGDREAAHLSDALKDVNCKLIQLNLSCKKMGDREAAHLSDALKDVNCKLTQLDLGHNKIGDQGAAHLSDALKDVNCKLTQLDLTFNEIGDQGAAHLRDALKDVNCKLTQLNLRENKIGDQGAAHLSDALKDVNCKLTQLNLRENKIGDQGAAHLSDALKDVNCKLTQLGLQLNNIGDHGAAHLSDALKDVNCKLGYLKLRGNNISGRGASGLRGALKDDNGKLTPRDLLGNNIGDKEQHP
- the LOC138014603 gene encoding NLR family CARD domain-containing protein 3-like isoform X2; translated protein: MEAEKKRKLGSSLLNDMPPRLSVKLPELSDLPNISKPWRFVDLPIDILLLTVEDCELLSCFSFLDRPFKSYKIDVGHIYFGYIGNAGDQEELKVALTKCSKGAAGTLSVKNAIRILRPKAVFSVGTCSGLSPDKVKLGDVVVSSKLTTPDYKTPVSRQLGNLVRDAPCGWVAPLENPGELAVKVHCDSDILGQAVKCGCDDLQKQHPEAIAVETEGEGVFAAAHDEKVEWVVVKGVASFVNQTQQSRSEWMSFASTMAASVVAKMVNDPVVFQEWPHCNEGTSNEHFEQANALKRKRNESQHEGTSEEVFEPENKQRKLKESQCEDESQLQAFIQRLKGVAIAGTELAADLKQPFRPNPGEGPPAKDFTVDEIFVNVVIREGRVSYNFPTDRWKQLQVYPVASAEQTNPLRPQDIFDSCHRNVLAVGRPGIGKTMLCTRLLRFWASDDTKMQSQWKVAFLLKFRHLNSEPDLNLRELLTLAETVECLKDELWQCIIDNPSKVLLIFDGIDEFSSRSGIAKDDFRFKNTAEERMPLCCLYKKIASGKVLQGCTLLTTVRPTAVKDVKELKFNRTVEITGFTSEQIEEFVAKFTKDDDSVNLKEIIWQHIRTNLNLFSLCYIPVNCFIVCHCLLQLINANPDAEHKLRVKVTEIYSICVKIFFHKHSRGKYSCSKTDLGCYMYKRFDELQPENDEVFKKLGKIAFSGIKCGKLVFESNEVSGLEDCGLLHRLPDKISRQPLSQPPRAQYCFIHLTIQEFFAAKHLTDTFSRDKLQKFVKGHIRRGAWKVVMQFVAGLLEPNAGKRMSNSEVFTHLLPKKVQGTDWPCSLKDKNLALQVCKCLYEIDRNQEKAEIQSEEVEIRFNAVDFREMKLVPNDCAAVMDFVKAANVISLKMDSNSVGLLGCKEIQYSLKDVNCKLTQLYLNVNKIGDQGAAHLSDALKDVNCKLTQLDLHANNLGDQVAVYLSDALKDAHCKLTQLDLSCNTIEDQGAADLSDALKDVKCKLTQLDLGANNLGDQGAAHVSDALKDVHCKLTQLKLGGNNLGGKGAAHLSDALKDVNCKLIQLNLSCKKMGDREAAHLSDALKDVNCKLIQLNLSCKKMGDREAAHLSDALKDVNCKLTQLDLGHNKIGDQGAAHLSDALKDVNCKLTQLDLTFNEIGDQGAAHLRDALKDVNCKLTQLNLRENKIGDQGAAHLSDALKDVNCKLTQLNLRENKIGDQGAAHLSDALKDVNCKLTQLGLQLNNIGDHGAAHLSDALKDVNCKLGYLKLRGNNISGRGASGLRGALKDDNGKLTPRDLLGNNIGDKEQHP
- the LOC138014603 gene encoding NLR family CARD domain-containing protein 3-like isoform X3, producing the protein MPPQLKVKPPKVSGLQAVSVLWGSVDLPVDILLLTVEDCEFLSCYSFLGQPVRSYNVKVGAIYFGYIGTGQNQLKVALKICRKGSVVTGVSSTAVKNAVSILRPKAVFLVGTCSGLSSDKVKLGDVVVSAKLTTPAGFKIPVSPHLGDLVSDAPFGWVAPLENPDELEVKVHCDGDILSQAEWCKVADLQKQYPEAIAVETGGEGVLATAYDEKVEWVVVKGVASFVNQTQPSSSEWMSFASTMAASIVAKMISDPAVFKEWPHCNQGACNMEFELANAQKRKREESQYGGTSEEVFEPENKQRKLKESQCEDESQLQAFIQRLKGVAIAGTELAADLKQPFRPNPGEGPPAKDFTVDEIFVNVVIREGRVSYNFPTDRWKQLQVYPVASAEQTNPLRPQDIFDSCHRNVLAVGRPGIGKTMLCTRLLRFWASDDTKMQSQWKVAFLLKFRHLNSEPDLNLRELLTLAETVECLKDELWQCIIDNPSKVLLIFDGIDEFSSRSGIAKDDFRFKNTAEERMPLCCLYKKIASGKVLQGCTLLTTVRPTAVKDVKELKFNRTVEITGFTSEQIEEFVAKFTKDDDSVNLKEIIWQHIRTNLNLFSLCYIPVNCFIVCHCLLQLINANPDAEHKLRVKVTEIYSICVKIFFHKHSRGKYSCSKTDLGCYMYKRFDELQPENDEVFKKLGKIAFSGIKCGKLVFESNEVSGLEDCGLLHRLPDKISRQPLSQPPRAQYCFIHLTIQEFFAAKHLTDTFSRDKLQKFVKGHIRRGAWKVVMQFVAGLLEPNAGKRMSNSEVFTHLLPKKVQGTDWPCSLKDKNLALQVCKCLYEIDRNQEKAEIQSEEVEIRFNAVDFREMKLVPNDCAAVMDFVKAANVISLKMDSNSVGLLGCKEIQYSLKDVNCKLTQLYLNVNKIGDQGAAHLSDALKDVNCKLTQLDLHANNLGDQVAVYLSDALKDAHCKLTQLDLSCNTIEDQGAADLSDALKDVKCKLTQLDLGANNLGDQGAAHVSDALKDVHCKLTQLKLGGNNLGGKGAAHLSDALKDVNCKLIQLNLSCKKMGDREAAHLSDALKDVNCKLIQLNLSCKKMGDREAAHLSDALKDVNCKLTQLDLGHNKIGDQGAAHLSDALKDVNCKLTQLDLTFNEIGDQGAAHLRDALKDVNCKLTQLNLRENKIGDQGAAHLSDALKDVNCKLTQLNLRENKIGDQGAAHLSDALKDVNCKLTQLGLQLNNIGDHGAAHLSDALKDVNCKLGYLKLRGNNISGRGASGLRGALKDDNGKLTPRDLLGNNIGDKEQHP